A single region of the Halopiger xanaduensis SH-6 genome encodes:
- the nasA gene encoding assimilatory nitrate reductase NasA — translation MTDLVPTTCMRCAVGCGHVQRPVEQGYGLDVVRGDASHPVNNGLACQRGVTETADPDGEWLARPLVRRDGDLVPTTLETALERAAEGLEGALDEAGPEGVAVLGSGQQTNEAAYALGKLARGGFGTPYYDANTTLCMASAVTAYYDAFGSDAPPPTYDDIPEAETHLVWGANPAAAHPVMFRWINQSADAEDSELIVVDPIESETADVADLHVPLEPGGDLALARAVLARVVETGRVDEEFVAAATEGFDDLRAELPDAEAAAERAGVSIEDVDRIAAALEDPTLCYWGMGINQSVNGTAASGALIDLCLATGNLRPGSGPFSLTGQANSMGTRVCSSKGTWPGHRPFDDPEHRRAVADHWNVPEPRLPADPGPGPVGIVDAIGDDVEAVFAVATNPVAGMPDATRVREHLEDAFLVVQDAFRSETAELADVVLPAATWGESAGTTTNMERTVSRVRAATETPSGIKTDLELIGAIGDRVVPELFDTPLEPAAVFDELAALTAGTPADLSGISYDRLEEEAAVRWPAPASDVSAGYRYYDGPDANGDDDAADADESWSFPTDSGRAQFSSGRARPLPESTDEAYPLTLTTGRRPDAYNTGVRTREDEPPVARVSPATAVALADELEGGERVDAAVQDDDDAQYGRVVSRRASVTVRVETDESIPDGVVWLPIHHPAVNDLTLPDVDPRSKEPNFKQCAVRLVPPRDRDASAVAEVSA, via the coding sequence ATGACCGATCTCGTGCCGACGACGTGCATGCGGTGTGCCGTCGGCTGCGGCCACGTCCAGCGGCCCGTCGAGCAGGGGTACGGACTCGACGTCGTCCGCGGGGACGCCTCTCATCCGGTCAACAACGGCCTGGCCTGCCAGCGCGGGGTCACCGAGACCGCCGATCCCGACGGCGAGTGGCTGGCCCGCCCGCTCGTCCGCCGCGACGGCGACCTCGTCCCGACGACCCTCGAGACGGCCTTAGAGCGCGCTGCGGAGGGACTCGAGGGCGCCCTCGACGAGGCTGGCCCCGAGGGCGTCGCGGTGCTCGGCAGCGGCCAGCAGACCAACGAGGCCGCCTACGCCTTGGGCAAGCTCGCCCGCGGCGGCTTCGGGACGCCGTACTACGACGCCAACACGACGCTGTGTATGGCCTCCGCGGTCACGGCCTACTACGACGCCTTCGGCAGCGACGCGCCGCCGCCGACCTACGACGACATTCCCGAGGCCGAGACGCACCTCGTCTGGGGCGCGAACCCGGCCGCGGCCCACCCGGTCATGTTCCGGTGGATCAACCAGTCCGCCGACGCCGAGGACTCCGAGCTAATCGTCGTCGACCCCATCGAGAGCGAGACCGCGGACGTTGCGGACCTGCACGTCCCGCTCGAGCCCGGCGGCGATCTCGCGCTGGCCCGCGCGGTGCTCGCCCGAGTCGTCGAGACCGGCCGCGTCGACGAGGAGTTCGTCGCCGCGGCGACCGAGGGCTTCGACGACTTGCGCGCCGAGCTCCCGGACGCCGAGGCGGCCGCCGAGCGCGCCGGCGTCTCGATCGAGGACGTCGACCGCATCGCGGCGGCGCTCGAGGACCCGACCCTGTGCTACTGGGGAATGGGAATCAACCAGAGCGTCAACGGCACCGCGGCGTCGGGCGCGCTGATCGACCTCTGTCTGGCGACGGGCAACCTCCGCCCGGGCTCGGGACCGTTCTCGCTGACCGGCCAGGCCAACTCGATGGGCACCCGCGTCTGCTCCTCGAAGGGGACCTGGCCCGGCCACCGGCCGTTCGACGACCCCGAGCACCGCCGCGCGGTCGCTGACCATTGGAACGTCCCCGAACCTCGCCTCCCGGCCGATCCCGGTCCCGGCCCGGTCGGCATCGTCGACGCGATCGGCGACGACGTCGAGGCCGTCTTCGCCGTCGCGACCAACCCCGTCGCGGGCATGCCCGACGCGACCCGCGTCCGCGAGCACCTCGAGGACGCCTTCCTCGTCGTCCAGGACGCCTTCCGTTCGGAGACGGCCGAACTGGCGGACGTCGTCCTGCCGGCGGCGACCTGGGGCGAATCGGCGGGGACGACGACCAACATGGAACGAACCGTCTCCCGCGTCCGCGCCGCGACGGAGACGCCCTCGGGGATCAAGACCGACCTCGAGCTCATCGGCGCGATCGGCGACCGCGTCGTGCCCGAGCTGTTCGACACGCCGCTCGAGCCCGCCGCGGTCTTCGACGAACTCGCCGCCCTGACCGCGGGGACGCCCGCCGACCTCTCGGGGATCAGCTACGATCGGCTCGAGGAGGAAGCGGCAGTTCGCTGGCCCGCACCCGCATCCGACGTTTCGGCGGGGTACCGCTACTACGACGGTCCCGACGCGAATGGGGACGACGATGCGGCCGACGCCGACGAGTCGTGGTCGTTCCCCACCGACTCCGGTCGAGCGCAGTTCTCGAGCGGACGGGCGCGTCCGCTCCCCGAGTCGACCGACGAAGCCTACCCGCTCACGCTGACGACTGGACGGCGACCGGATGCGTACAACACCGGTGTCCGTACTCGAGAGGACGAACCGCCGGTCGCCCGCGTCAGCCCCGCGACTGCCGTCGCGCTGGCCGACGAACTCGAGGGCGGCGAGCGCGTCGACGCTGCGGTTCAGGATGACGACGACGCCCAATACGGCCGCGTCGTCTCCCGTCGCGCCTCGGTCACCGTCCGCGTCGAGACCGACGAGTCGATCCCGGACGGCGTGGTCTGGCTGCCGATCCACCACCCGGCGGTCAACGACCTCACGCTACCCGACGTCGACCCGCGCTCGAAGGAGCCCAACTTCAAGCAGTGCGCGGTGCGCCTCGTGCCGCCGCGCGACCGGGACGCAAGCGCGGTCGCCGAAGTGAGCGCGTAA
- a CDS encoding MFS transporter, producing the protein MSEPESEDGRVATGDPQDEVDGRATLEVRGGPRRGVASATFGFFVGFAGVVLFGPVAAEFEGAMGLSGLLLGLLVAAPQLTGSLLRIPFGAWVEKTGAKKPFLVLLGLSIVGMGGLLVLLATAGADGLTMAHYPLVFLLGSLSGCGIATFSVGTAQTSYWYPSAKQGTVLAAFGGLGNTSPAIFTILVPTALAAVGLTTTYAVWFCFLVVGTAVYARYAVDAPYFQFSKRGLEDGEARRRAEARGQELFPGGDALGSIREAARIPRTWSLVALFFVSFGGFLALTTWLPSYWQSFHGLESRTAGLLTALGFTLLSAAVRIGGGALSDRIGGEGTAIASFATIAVGAAILIVAHDFVLALAATMLLGAGMGVASAAVFQLVPKYVPDAVGGASGLVGGIGAFGGFVVPPLLGLFVDLRGVSGYAAGFVVYLVLGLVALGLSSHLYRIKPVSTAEAGVPADD; encoded by the coding sequence ATGAGCGAACCCGAGTCCGAGGACGGGCGCGTAGCTACGGGTGACCCACAGGATGAGGTCGACGGCCGGGCCACCCTCGAGGTTCGCGGCGGTCCGCGCCGGGGCGTCGCATCCGCAACCTTCGGCTTCTTCGTCGGGTTCGCCGGCGTCGTTCTCTTCGGGCCCGTCGCCGCCGAGTTCGAGGGCGCGATGGGACTGTCCGGCCTGTTGCTCGGCCTGCTGGTCGCCGCGCCCCAACTGACGGGCTCGCTGCTCCGGATTCCCTTCGGCGCGTGGGTCGAGAAGACGGGCGCGAAGAAGCCCTTCCTCGTCCTGCTGGGGCTGTCGATCGTCGGCATGGGCGGGCTGCTCGTCCTGCTGGCGACGGCCGGCGCCGACGGGCTGACGATGGCCCACTACCCGCTCGTCTTCCTGCTCGGCTCGCTGTCGGGCTGTGGCATCGCGACGTTCTCGGTCGGCACCGCCCAGACGTCGTACTGGTATCCCTCGGCGAAGCAGGGAACGGTCCTCGCGGCCTTCGGCGGCCTCGGCAACACCTCGCCGGCGATTTTCACGATCCTCGTTCCAACTGCGCTCGCCGCCGTCGGGTTGACGACCACCTACGCCGTCTGGTTTTGCTTCCTCGTCGTCGGCACGGCTGTCTACGCGCGGTACGCCGTCGACGCGCCGTACTTCCAGTTCAGCAAGCGCGGGCTCGAGGACGGCGAGGCCAGGCGCCGCGCCGAAGCGCGGGGCCAGGAGTTGTTCCCCGGCGGCGACGCGCTGGGATCGATCCGCGAGGCGGCGCGGATTCCGCGCACGTGGTCGCTCGTCGCGCTGTTTTTCGTCTCGTTCGGCGGCTTCCTCGCGCTCACGACCTGGCTGCCCTCCTACTGGCAGTCTTTCCACGGCCTCGAGTCGCGGACCGCCGGCCTCCTGACGGCCCTCGGCTTTACGCTGCTGTCGGCGGCCGTCCGCATCGGCGGCGGCGCGCTCAGCGATCGGATCGGCGGCGAGGGAACCGCGATCGCGAGCTTCGCCACGATCGCCGTCGGCGCCGCGATCCTGATCGTCGCACACGACTTCGTCCTTGCGCTGGCCGCGACGATGCTGCTCGGCGCCGGAATGGGCGTCGCCAGCGCGGCCGTCTTCCAGCTCGTCCCGAAGTACGTCCCCGACGCCGTCGGCGGCGCCTCCGGACTCGTCGGCGGCATCGGCGCCTTCGGCGGGTTCGTCGTGCCGCCGCTGCTCGGCCTGTTCGTCGACCTCCGCGGCGTCTCCGGGTACGCGGCCGGCTTCGTCGTCTACCTCGTACTCGGCCTCGTCGCGCTCGGGCTCTCGAGCCACCTCTATCGAATCAAGCCCGTCTCGACGGCGGAGGCGGGGGTTCCGGCCGACGATTGA
- a CDS encoding nitrite/sulfite reductase: protein MVHKKEEQKEDCYGDEVREHIEEFAENGGFEAIPDDEVDKWTTRFKFWGVFQQRSGQEEYFMMRLTNASGILEPGQLRRIGEVARDYAKGPVENPEFGNGWIDLTTRQSIQLHWLKLEDIPEIWEKLEAVGVHSRSAGGDTMRNISGCPLHGKAEEFVESGPLLERFEEELRGDDALANMPRKFNISVSGCRVGCAQDSINDIGFEPATKEIDGEEVRGFNVRIGGGLGGRQPRAATPLDVFVRPENAYEVGRGFVELYHDYGNRQNRSKNRARFFADDWGMEKIRETLEEEYVDFELHTAGEDFRGEYTYNAGRPRDEGPHDHVGVGDQKGDGMKYVGLSVPIGRLPAEDAIELADLADEYGSGEIRLTRRQNPVIVDVPHEEVDDLLAEPILEEYPPEPSAFERGAMACTGTEFCSIALTETKARMARMLRWLNKNVDLPDDVGKIKMHYSGCTADCGQAMTADIGLQGMRARKDGEMVEAFDIGVGGGVGEEPSFVDWIQQRIPADEAPGAIRNLLEAYAAHRKEGQTFRQWVEATGQEQLIEFCEPEETDFEAPYMDDAKQSWYPFADSPSAAAALEESAAPSDD from the coding sequence ATGGTGCATAAGAAAGAGGAACAGAAGGAGGACTGCTACGGCGACGAGGTCCGGGAACACATCGAGGAGTTCGCCGAAAACGGCGGCTTCGAGGCTATCCCGGACGACGAGGTCGACAAGTGGACCACCCGGTTCAAGTTCTGGGGGGTCTTCCAGCAGCGCTCCGGCCAAGAGGAGTACTTCATGATGCGGCTGACCAACGCCAGCGGCATCTTAGAGCCGGGCCAGCTACGCCGCATCGGCGAAGTCGCCCGCGACTACGCGAAGGGCCCCGTCGAAAACCCCGAGTTCGGCAACGGCTGGATCGACCTCACGACGCGCCAGTCGATCCAACTGCACTGGCTCAAACTCGAGGACATCCCCGAAATCTGGGAGAAACTCGAGGCTGTCGGCGTCCACTCCCGTTCGGCCGGCGGCGACACGATGCGCAACATCTCGGGCTGTCCGCTCCACGGGAAGGCCGAGGAGTTCGTCGAGTCCGGCCCGCTGCTCGAGCGCTTCGAGGAGGAACTGCGCGGGGACGACGCCCTCGCGAACATGCCCCGGAAGTTCAACATCAGCGTCTCGGGCTGCCGGGTCGGCTGCGCGCAGGACTCGATCAACGACATCGGGTTCGAGCCGGCGACCAAGGAGATCGACGGCGAGGAGGTCCGCGGCTTCAACGTCCGCATCGGCGGCGGCCTCGGCGGCCGCCAGCCCCGCGCCGCGACGCCGCTTGACGTCTTCGTCCGCCCGGAGAACGCCTACGAGGTCGGCCGCGGCTTCGTCGAACTCTACCACGATTACGGCAACCGCCAGAACCGCTCGAAGAACCGCGCGCGGTTCTTCGCCGACGACTGGGGAATGGAAAAGATCCGCGAGACGCTCGAGGAGGAGTACGTCGACTTCGAACTGCACACTGCGGGCGAGGACTTCCGCGGCGAGTACACCTACAACGCCGGTCGACCCCGCGACGAGGGGCCCCACGACCACGTCGGCGTCGGCGACCAGAAGGGAGACGGCATGAAGTACGTCGGCCTGAGCGTCCCCATCGGCCGCCTGCCGGCCGAGGACGCCATCGAACTGGCTGATCTGGCCGACGAGTACGGTTCCGGCGAGATCCGGCTGACCCGTCGCCAGAACCCCGTTATCGTCGACGTCCCTCACGAAGAGGTCGACGACCTGCTCGCGGAGCCGATCCTCGAGGAGTACCCGCCCGAACCCAGCGCGTTCGAGCGCGGCGCGATGGCCTGTACCGGCACGGAGTTCTGTTCGATCGCGCTGACCGAGACGAAAGCGCGGATGGCCCGCATGCTGCGCTGGCTCAACAAGAACGTCGACCTCCCCGACGACGTCGGGAAGATCAAGATGCACTACTCCGGCTGTACGGCCGACTGCGGCCAGGCGATGACCGCCGACATCGGCCTGCAGGGGATGCGCGCTCGCAAGGACGGCGAGATGGTCGAGGCCTTCGACATCGGCGTCGGCGGCGGCGTCGGCGAGGAGCCCTCCTTCGTCGACTGGATCCAGCAGCGCATCCCGGCCGACGAGGCGCCCGGCGCGATCCGCAACCTGCTCGAGGCCTACGCGGCCCACCGCAAGGAGGGTCAGACGTTCCGTCAGTGGGTCGAGGCGACGGGCCAGGAGCAGCTCATCGAGTTCTGCGAACCCGAGGAGACGGACTTCGAGGCGCCGTACATGGACGACGCCAAGCAGTCGTGGTACCCCTTCGCCGACAGTCCGTCGGCGGCCGCGGCCCTCGAGGAATCGGCCGCGCCGTCTGACGACTGA
- the larE gene encoding ATP-dependent sacrificial sulfur transferase LarE, translating to MTTVEDEGESEDEVAAKLEAARADLAARDGVLVAFSGGVDSSAVAAIARDALGDDAIACTAKSETLPEAELEDAKRVADEIGIRHEIVSFSELESDDFVENDDDRCYHCRTMRLGEMLETAREHGVETVCDGTNADDPGAGHRPGLQAVEELDVHSPLLAHGITKDEVRAIAAHYDLSVADKPSMACLSSRIPTGLEVTEERLTRVEQAEALLRQWGFDQFRVRDHDGLARIEVAPDELERALTMEFAETVREELSRIGFDHVTLDLHGYRTGSVSPENTETDEPVVEDVFAAESETDD from the coding sequence ATGACAACGGTCGAGGACGAGGGCGAGAGCGAGGACGAGGTCGCGGCGAAACTCGAGGCCGCGCGCGCCGACCTCGCCGCCCGCGACGGGGTGCTCGTCGCCTTCTCCGGCGGGGTCGACTCGAGCGCGGTGGCCGCGATCGCCCGCGACGCCCTCGGCGACGACGCGATCGCCTGCACCGCGAAAAGCGAGACGCTCCCCGAGGCCGAACTCGAGGACGCAAAGCGGGTCGCCGACGAGATCGGCATCCGCCACGAGATCGTCTCCTTCTCCGAACTCGAGAGCGACGACTTCGTCGAAAACGACGACGACCGCTGCTACCACTGCCGGACGATGCGACTCGGCGAGATGCTCGAGACCGCTCGCGAGCACGGCGTCGAGACGGTCTGCGACGGGACCAACGCGGACGATCCCGGCGCCGGCCACCGGCCCGGACTGCAGGCCGTCGAGGAACTCGACGTCCACTCGCCGCTTTTGGCTCACGGCATCACGAAAGACGAGGTCCGGGCGATCGCCGCACACTACGACCTCTCGGTCGCCGACAAGCCCTCCATGGCCTGCCTCTCCTCGCGGATTCCGACCGGCCTCGAGGTCACCGAAGAGCGCCTGACGCGGGTCGAGCAGGCCGAAGCCCTGCTGCGCCAGTGGGGGTTCGACCAGTTCCGCGTCCGCGATCACGACGGCCTGGCCCGCATCGAGGTCGCGCCCGACGAACTCGAGCGGGCGCTGACCATGGAGTTCGCCGAGACCGTCCGCGAGGAACTGTCGCGGATCGGCTTCGACCACGTCACGCTGGACCTGCACGGCTACCGGACCGGCAGCGTCAGTCCCGAGAACACGGAGACCGACGAGCCGGTCGTCGAGGACGTCTTCGCGGCGGAATCCGAAACCGACGATTGA
- a CDS encoding Gfo/Idh/MocA family protein, giving the protein MDFGVLSTAGIARKAFLPGIEPTEHEVTAVASRDLERAEAFADEFGIDDCYEGYEALIEESDVDAVYIPLPNEFHAEWTKKTADAGIDVLCEKPLTVDAAEAREVVAHCEERGVTLMEGFMYLYHPRTERALELASEELEDVRSVTASFKFPLFGSPDDIRLSPDLHGGSLMDVGCYPVSLVRQVLGEPDSVYTYTNDSRGSGVDTELAGILEYHDASARIASGFDTQDVQRYRIEAANGWIEVEGAFNPSSDTYELEYEIDGRHAVETFDPVDQYRLEIEHFADCAENDRQPRTDGNEAIANMAVIDALYESAETDRAVDVDDV; this is encoded by the coding sequence ATGGATTTCGGCGTACTGAGTACTGCTGGCATCGCACGGAAGGCCTTTCTTCCGGGAATCGAACCGACCGAACACGAGGTCACGGCCGTCGCGTCTCGAGACCTCGAGCGGGCCGAGGCGTTCGCCGACGAGTTCGGGATCGACGACTGCTACGAGGGCTACGAGGCGCTCATCGAGGAGTCCGACGTCGACGCGGTGTACATCCCGCTGCCGAACGAGTTCCACGCCGAGTGGACGAAGAAGACGGCCGACGCCGGCATCGACGTGCTCTGCGAGAAGCCCCTGACCGTCGACGCGGCGGAGGCCCGCGAGGTCGTCGCCCACTGCGAGGAGCGGGGCGTGACGCTGATGGAGGGCTTCATGTACCTCTACCATCCCCGAACCGAGCGCGCGCTCGAGCTCGCCAGCGAGGAACTCGAGGACGTCCGCTCCGTGACGGCGTCGTTCAAGTTCCCGCTGTTCGGCAGCCCCGACGACATCCGCCTCTCGCCAGACCTGCACGGCGGCAGCCTGATGGACGTCGGTTGCTACCCGGTCTCGCTGGTCCGACAGGTCCTCGGCGAGCCCGACAGCGTCTACACCTACACGAACGACTCCCGCGGCAGCGGCGTCGACACGGAACTGGCCGGTATCCTCGAGTACCACGACGCCTCCGCCCGGATCGCCTCCGGCTTCGACACGCAGGACGTCCAGCGCTACCGCATCGAGGCCGCCAACGGCTGGATCGAGGTCGAGGGCGCCTTCAACCCCTCGAGCGATACCTACGAACTCGAGTATGAGATCGACGGGCGCCACGCGGTCGAGACGTTCGACCCGGTCGATCAGTACCGCCTCGAGATCGAGCACTTCGCCGACTGCGCCGAGAACGACCGGCAGCCCCGCACCGACGGGAACGAGGCGATCGCCAACATGGCGGTCATCGACGCGCTCTACGAGAGCGCCGAGACGGATCGCGCCGTCGACGTCGACGACGTCTGA
- a CDS encoding ThuA domain-containing protein translates to MTDALLIGENTFPFHKIDEKGPELVDAVGDAADVTTTTDRDELAALPHSAYDLLIDYLTDSTLTDDQQEGLLEFVRNGGGYLGVHCAADLQSTPPSDPDANEVLEKRDEPIPELRSLVGGHFLDHPEQAEFGVDIVADHPVTAGVEDFSVHDEPYQVDADEGADSDLTILARMDHPDPDFEDYPIAWVRTEGDGRVCYISIGHTDEALRSDGFRGLLRNAISWTTA, encoded by the coding sequence ATGACGGACGCACTACTGATCGGCGAGAACACGTTTCCGTTCCACAAGATCGACGAGAAGGGACCGGAACTGGTCGACGCGGTCGGCGACGCCGCCGACGTGACGACCACGACGGACCGCGACGAGCTCGCCGCGCTCCCCCACTCGGCGTACGACCTCCTGATCGACTATCTCACCGATAGCACGCTCACCGACGACCAGCAGGAGGGCCTGCTCGAGTTCGTCCGGAACGGTGGCGGCTACCTCGGCGTCCACTGCGCCGCCGACCTGCAGAGCACGCCGCCGTCGGATCCCGACGCCAACGAGGTGCTCGAGAAGCGCGACGAACCGATTCCCGAGCTTCGGTCGCTGGTCGGCGGCCACTTCCTCGACCACCCCGAACAGGCCGAGTTCGGCGTCGATATCGTCGCCGACCATCCCGTGACGGCCGGCGTCGAGGACTTCAGCGTCCACGACGAGCCCTATCAGGTAGACGCCGACGAGGGCGCGGACAGCGACCTGACGATCCTCGCGCGGATGGACCACCCGGATCCCGACTTCGAGGACTATCCCATCGCCTGGGTCCGGACGGAGGGCGACGGTCGCGTCTGCTACATCTCGATCGGCCACACGGACGAGGCGCTGCGAAGCGACGGCTTCCGGGGACTCCTGCGGAACGCGATCTCGTGGACGACCGCGTGA
- a CDS encoding four-helix bundle copper-binding protein: MALTQIDHVSEDEEMQECIDSCLECAQACEWCADECADEGEEMAECLRLCRDVADLVSLHARFMARNSGYSSDVAAITADACEECADECEQHDAEHCQVCADVLRDCAETCRNMASA; this comes from the coding sequence ATGGCTCTGACTCAGATCGATCACGTCAGCGAGGACGAGGAGATGCAGGAGTGTATCGACAGCTGCCTCGAGTGCGCCCAGGCCTGCGAGTGGTGCGCGGACGAGTGTGCCGACGAGGGCGAGGAGATGGCCGAGTGTCTCCGGCTCTGCCGAGACGTCGCCGATCTCGTGTCGCTGCACGCGCGGTTCATGGCCCGCAACTCGGGCTACAGCTCGGACGTCGCCGCGATCACCGCCGACGCCTGCGAGGAGTGTGCCGACGAGTGCGAGCAACACGACGCCGAGCACTGTCAGGTCTGCGCGGACGTCCTCCGCGACTGCGCGGAGACCTGTCGAAACATGGCGTCGGCCTGA
- a CDS encoding SPW repeat domain-containing protein → MDATTRLAAAGNCLLGCWLIVAAAVLAPSGIARWNDVLVGAAVAVLAGYNYVDVRDRRSPSAVGACLVAVLGGWLVVAPFVLGLGRAQPALWNDVAVGTVIASFGGYNAYVAAAADRPPSVRTTAE, encoded by the coding sequence ATGGACGCGACGACGAGGCTCGCCGCCGCCGGCAACTGTCTGCTCGGCTGCTGGCTGATCGTCGCCGCGGCCGTCCTCGCCCCGTCGGGGATCGCCCGCTGGAACGACGTCCTGGTCGGCGCCGCGGTCGCCGTCCTCGCCGGGTACAACTACGTCGACGTCCGCGACCGGCGATCCCCGAGCGCGGTCGGCGCGTGCCTCGTCGCGGTCCTCGGCGGCTGGCTCGTCGTCGCGCCGTTCGTCCTCGGGCTCGGCCGCGCGCAACCGGCGCTGTGGAACGACGTCGCCGTCGGGACCGTGATCGCGAGCTTCGGCGGCTACAACGCCTACGTCGCGGCCGCCGCCGACCGCCCCCCGTCCGTCCGCACGACCGCCGAATAG